One window from the genome of Helicobacter pylori encodes:
- a CDS encoding YdcH family protein — MFHEFRDEISVLKANNPHFDKIFEKHNQLDDDIKTAEQQNASDAEVSHMKKQKLKLKDEIHSMIIEYREKQKSERA; from the coding sequence ATGTTCCATGAATTTAGAGACGAAATCAGCGTGTTAAAAGCGAATAATCCGCATTTTGATAAGATTTTTGAAAAACACAACCAGCTTGATGATGACATTAAAACCGCTGAACAACAAAACGCTAGCGACGCTGAAGTCAGCCACATGAAAAAACAAAAATTAAAATTAAAAGATGAAATCCACAGCATGATCATAGAATATAGAGAAAAACAAAAATCTGAACGCGCTTAA